In a single window of the Nicotiana tomentosiformis chromosome 10, ASM39032v3, whole genome shotgun sequence genome:
- the LOC104112222 gene encoding uncharacterized protein isoform X2, with translation MLCSSNCLNPAETMRLIVSICCGVIFGLFIGISFPAGSLTKLNITTSMFVSNFPIARDRNNIDSSIKNQNGTDKVKIWVESNPRGAERLPPEIIASESDYYTRRLWGKPNEDLPPSKPKYLVTFTVGINQKYNVDANVKKFSDDSTILLFHYDGKTTEWDEFEWSKRAIHVSARKQTKWWYAKRFLHPDIVAPYDYIFIWDEDLGVEHFDAKEYIRLVKKHGLEISQPGLDPKKGTTWQMTKRRGDGEIHMIAEEKPGVCPDSHLPPCSAFIEIMAPVFSRDAWRCVWHMIQNDLIHGWGLDFALHKCVEGQSKDGKAAWKGVRERCENEWAMFQSRVANAEKAYFKSKGIDPSNFKSKTIDPSNFTSH, from the exons ATGTTGTGCAGCTCCAATTGCTTAAACCCAGCTGAAACTATGAGGCTTATTGTCTCCATATGTTGCGGTGTCATTTTTGGCTTATTCATTGGAATTTCATTTCCTGCTGGTTCATTAACCAAG CTAAATATTACAACCAGTATGTTTGTGAGCAACTTCCCAATTGCTAGAGACAGAAATAACATTGATTCTTCGATCAAAAATCAGAATGGTACAGATAAAGTGAAG ATTTGGGTTGAATCAAACCCAAGAGGGGCAGAAAGATTACCTCCAGAGATCATTGCTTCTGAGTCCGACTACTATACCCGGAGATTGTGGGGAAAACCCAATGAG GACCTACCACCCAGCAAGCCAAAATATCTGGTAACATTTACTGTTGGTATTAATCAGAAGTATAATGTTGATGCTAATGTAAAAAAG TTCTCAGACGACTCTACAATTCTTCTTTTTCACTATGATGGTAAGACGACTGAATGGGATGAATTCGAGTGGTCAAAACGAGCCATCCATGTGAGTGCTCGGAAACAAACAAAATG GTGGTATGCAAAAAGGTTTCTGCATCCAGACATTGTCGCCCCATATGACTATATTTTTATCTGGGATGAAGACCTAGGAGTTGAGCATTTTGATGCCAAGGA GTACATTAGACTTGTCAAGAAGCATGGTTTGGAAATTTCACAGCCAGGTTTAGATCCCAAGAAAGGAACAACATGGCAAATGACAAAGAGAAGAGGTGATGGTGAAATTCACAT GATAGCAGAAGAGAAACCTGGTGTGTGTCCAGACTCCCATTTGCCTCCATGTTCAGC ATTCATAGAGATCATGGCTCCTGTCTTTTCCCGAGATGCATGGCGTTGTGTGTGGCATATGATTCAG AATGACTTGATCCATGGTTGGGGACTTGACTTTGCACTTCATAAATGTGTTGAG GGGCAATCAAAAGATGGGAAGGCTGCATGGAAAGGG GTGAGGGAGAGATGTGAAAATGAATGGGCAATGTTTCAATCAAGGGTAGCAAATGCAGAGAAAGCCTATTTCAAGTCAAAAGGAATTGATCCTTCCAATTTCAAGTCAAAAACCATTGATCCTTCTAATTTCACATCTCATTGA
- the LOC104112222 gene encoding uncharacterized protein isoform X1 has product MLCSSNCLNPAETMRLIVSICCGVIFGLFIGISFPAGSLTKLNITTSMFVSNFPIARDRNNIDSSIKNQNGTDKVKIWVESNPRGAERLPPEIIASESDYYTRRLWGKPNEDLPPSKPKYLVTFTVGINQKYNVDANVKKFSDDSTILLFHYDGKTTEWDEFEWSKRAIHVSARKQTKWWYAKRFLHPDIVAPYDYIFIWDEDLGVEHFDAKEYIRLVKKHGLEISQPGLDPKKGTTWQMTKRRGDGEIHMIAEEKPGVCPDSHLPPCSAFIEIMAPVFSRDAWRCVWHMIQNDLIHGWGLDFALHKCVEPAHEKIGVVDAQWIVHQSVPSLGNQGQSKDGKAAWKGVRERCENEWAMFQSRVANAEKAYFKSKGIDPSNFKSKTIDPSNFTSH; this is encoded by the exons ATGTTGTGCAGCTCCAATTGCTTAAACCCAGCTGAAACTATGAGGCTTATTGTCTCCATATGTTGCGGTGTCATTTTTGGCTTATTCATTGGAATTTCATTTCCTGCTGGTTCATTAACCAAG CTAAATATTACAACCAGTATGTTTGTGAGCAACTTCCCAATTGCTAGAGACAGAAATAACATTGATTCTTCGATCAAAAATCAGAATGGTACAGATAAAGTGAAG ATTTGGGTTGAATCAAACCCAAGAGGGGCAGAAAGATTACCTCCAGAGATCATTGCTTCTGAGTCCGACTACTATACCCGGAGATTGTGGGGAAAACCCAATGAG GACCTACCACCCAGCAAGCCAAAATATCTGGTAACATTTACTGTTGGTATTAATCAGAAGTATAATGTTGATGCTAATGTAAAAAAG TTCTCAGACGACTCTACAATTCTTCTTTTTCACTATGATGGTAAGACGACTGAATGGGATGAATTCGAGTGGTCAAAACGAGCCATCCATGTGAGTGCTCGGAAACAAACAAAATG GTGGTATGCAAAAAGGTTTCTGCATCCAGACATTGTCGCCCCATATGACTATATTTTTATCTGGGATGAAGACCTAGGAGTTGAGCATTTTGATGCCAAGGA GTACATTAGACTTGTCAAGAAGCATGGTTTGGAAATTTCACAGCCAGGTTTAGATCCCAAGAAAGGAACAACATGGCAAATGACAAAGAGAAGAGGTGATGGTGAAATTCACAT GATAGCAGAAGAGAAACCTGGTGTGTGTCCAGACTCCCATTTGCCTCCATGTTCAGC ATTCATAGAGATCATGGCTCCTGTCTTTTCCCGAGATGCATGGCGTTGTGTGTGGCATATGATTCAG AATGACTTGATCCATGGTTGGGGACTTGACTTTGCACTTCATAAATGTGTTGAG CCTGCTCATGAGAAAATTGGAGTTGTAGATGCTCAATGGATTGTTCATCAAAGTGTCCCTTCCCTTGGAAATCAG GGGCAATCAAAAGATGGGAAGGCTGCATGGAAAGGG GTGAGGGAGAGATGTGAAAATGAATGGGCAATGTTTCAATCAAGGGTAGCAAATGCAGAGAAAGCCTATTTCAAGTCAAAAGGAATTGATCCTTCCAATTTCAAGTCAAAAACCATTGATCCTTCTAATTTCACATCTCATTGA